In Tachysurus vachellii isolate PV-2020 chromosome 10, HZAU_Pvac_v1, whole genome shotgun sequence, the following proteins share a genomic window:
- the nubpl gene encoding iron-sulfur protein NUBPL, whose translation MTFHQCCRRLSHVLKQNSVIWSRSNVICCKSKSSAAGEKQQERQRAHMARGLPKQKPITGVKEVIVVASGKGGVGKSTTAVNLALGLMANDQTATVGLLDADVYGPSVPKLMNLRGNPELTDNNLMRPLKNFGIPCMSMGFLVEDSAPIVWRGLMVMSAIEKLLRQVDWGSLDYLVIDMPPGTGDVQLSITQNIPIAGAVIVSTPQDIALIDARRGAEMFRKVNVPVLGLVQNMSVFHCPKCNHQTHIFGTDGAKELACTLGVEVLGDIPLHLNIRETSDKGQPVVVSSPDSPEAEAYRRVASAVVRRLAEESS comes from the exons atgacattTCATCAGTGTTGCAGAAGACTCAGTCACGTGTTGAAGCAGAACTCAGTGATCTGGTCACGTAGTAATGTCATCTGCTGTAAATCAAAG AGTTCAGCTGCTGGAGAAAAACAGCAggagaggcagagggctcacaTGGCACGTGGCCTTCCAAAGCAAAAGCCCATAACCGGGGTTAAAGAGGTCATCGTTGTTGCTTCAGGAAAAGGAGGCGTTGGAAAATCTACCACAGCAG TAAACCTTGCTCTTGGACTCATGGCTAACGATCAG ACTGCGACTGTGGGTCTTTTAGATGCTGATGTCTACGGACCCTCAGTCCCAAAGCTGATGAACCTCAGAGGAAACCCAGAATTAACAGACA ACAACTTAATGAGACCCCTTAAGAACTTCGGGATCCCTTG TATGTCCATGGGCTTTCTAGTTGAAGATTCTGCCCCCATTGTGTGGAGGGGTCTGATGGTCATGTCAGCTATTGAGAAGCTTCTGAGACAG gtAGACTGGGGCTCTTTGGATTACTTAGTGATTGACATGCCACCCGGAACAGGGGATGTACAACTTTCCATCACACAGAACATCCCGATAGcag GTGCTGTGATCGTGTCCACTCCGCAGGACATCGCTCTGATAGATGCACGCAGAGGTGCTGAGATGTTCCGTAAGGTTAACGTGCCG gTCCTGGGTTTGGTTCAAAACATGAGTGTTTTTCACTGTCCTAAGTGCAACCACCAGACACACATCTTTGGCACAGATGGAGCGAAAGAACTGGCATGCACTCTTGGAGTTGAGGTTCTTG GTGACATTCCACTTCATCTGAATATCAGAGAGACATCAGACAAGGGTCAGCCCGTGGTTGTGTCCTCTCCTGACAGTCCTGAG GCTGAAGCATACAGAAGAGTCGCATCAGCAGTGGTGCGTCGCCTCGCCGAGGAGTCCAGCTGA
- the LOC132852735 gene encoding D-aminoacyl-tRNA deacylase 2-like codes for MANGPTIKARVLLQQCLYAKLQVKPADEESEVEWAEINRGMVIYICFFKGAAEDMIPKMVNTLLNVKLCETESGKYTSVVDLPGSILIVPQATLGGKAKGKSMQYHNNIGKEDGQKLYASFVSHCEKELSSASKCAEAGAEVKHGTYGNRQVLKLDTNGPYTHLMEF; via the exons ATGGCGAACGGACCTACAATTAAAGCCCGAGTGCTTCTTCAGCAGTGTTTATATGCAAAACTTCAAGTGAAACCTGCAGATGAGGAATCTGAGGTGGAATgggctgag ATTAATCGTGGAATGGTCATATACATTTGCTTCTTCAAAGGTGCAGCTGAAGATATGATCCCCAAAATGG TGAACACCCTCCTGAATGTAAAGCTGTGCGAGACTGAATCTGGGAAATACACCTCTGTTGTTGATTTGCCTGGCAGCATCCTTATTGTACCTCAAGCAACATTGGGAGGCAAAGCGAAGGGAAAGAGCATGCAGTACCACAACAACATCGGTAAAGAGGATGGCCAGAAGCTCTATGCCAGTTTTGTCAGTCACTGTGAAAAGGAGCTGAGCTCAGCCTCCAAGTGTGCAGAAGCTGGTGCAGAAGTCAAACACGGGACGTATGGCAACAGACAAGTCCTGAAACTGGATACAAATGGACCGTATACTCATTTAATGGAgttttaa